One region of Epilithonimonas zeae genomic DNA includes:
- a CDS encoding LysM peptidoglycan-binding domain-containing protein, whose product MDDNILLYDIQSGDTLEKIGGKIGMTSDELKDFHNSHCDKMNRLWFNNLAGVRQIIIPKQYKSPSQLKTELERELPPSSITRDFYADTYLVKESFSGIIQNNLEIEYKVDVKFRDKKDNNFPFEIADIRTYDFLKNDSTPDDKMSSIALACMESISPISFTIPVQGRISGFFEFETLQQKFEGKRQDLEDFFIGDVYKTYLKRFSENLKKKDYALKLFTSSLLYQLLFPKMEWFHKTYNWTEQFYFLPNSIFLKCSMSANYNHEGTEIVETKLNGTIKDMFSLQEILRGQSFDNQNEELADGEIDLLYRTDKKTKRMLEAEASVTFRKDQEIFRKQTLKLTQNG is encoded by the coding sequence ATGGATGACAACATTTTGCTTTATGACATACAATCTGGAGATACCTTAGAAAAAATCGGGGGAAAAATTGGGATGACCAGTGATGAATTGAAAGATTTTCATAACAGCCATTGTGATAAAATGAATCGACTTTGGTTTAATAATCTTGCTGGTGTAAGGCAAATTATTATTCCAAAACAATATAAAAGTCCATCACAACTTAAAACAGAACTCGAAAGAGAGTTACCGCCATCCAGCATTACCAGAGATTTTTATGCTGATACTTATTTAGTAAAAGAATCCTTTTCGGGAATAATCCAGAATAACTTAGAAATAGAATATAAGGTTGATGTTAAATTTAGAGATAAAAAAGACAACAATTTTCCATTTGAGATTGCTGATATCCGGACATATGATTTTCTAAAAAATGATTCTACCCCGGATGATAAAATGAGTTCAATTGCTTTAGCCTGTATGGAAAGCATCTCTCCTATTTCTTTTACTATTCCTGTACAAGGTAGAATATCAGGCTTCTTTGAATTTGAAACTCTCCAACAGAAATTTGAAGGAAAACGACAAGATCTTGAAGATTTTTTTATTGGCGATGTTTACAAAACTTATCTCAAGAGATTTTCTGAGAATTTGAAAAAGAAAGATTATGCCTTAAAACTTTTCACATCATCCTTATTATACCAACTCCTGTTTCCAAAAATGGAATGGTTTCATAAAACTTATAATTGGACAGAACAATTTTACTTTTTACCAAACTCAATCTTTTTAAAATGCTCAATGTCTGCCAACTACAATCACGAAGGCACTGAAATTGTAGAGACAAAACTGAACGGAACTATAAAGGATATGTTCAGCCTCCAGGAAATATTGCGAGGGCAATCATTTGATAATCAAAACGAAGAATTAGCTGATGGCGAAATAGACTTACTTTACAGAACTGATAAAAAAACTAAGAGAATGCTGGAGGCAGAAGCTTCGGTAACATTCAGGAAGGACCAAGAGATTTTCAGGAAACAAACCTTAAAGCTGACCCAAAATGGATAA
- a CDS encoding ATP-dependent Clp protease ATP-binding subunit, translating to MSVLVTNETIKEVFHIAESVARENYNSKYGASHLLQALLHNNFGLKDFLLNIDKDPGYIYEWAEVRIEELPKTAHLPDDISKDEKVNIILEEADDIRLKLGLDEISPLCLLAAISKPNVAYNVQELKSFPLREHEILNFFRGEDKKVSIQENHLTGNSTPNKNSFPAINAYCIDKTQQANQGKLDNIIGRDKELRMLIEILCRRTKPNVIIVGEPGVGKTALLEGFAIEINNGNVPEMLKEATLLELDTGSLLAGTSYKGEIEDRLKKVINECKNINKAILFIDEIHSLLDSKGSAGNVANLLKPELARGEITVIGATTQEEYRKIIEPERAFDRRFEVLNVEEPDDVTCVKMIDVLLDGYKNHHKVEVDRSALADCVSLAKRYSKGKKLPDSAIDLLDRTMASIKMLDELSETELQSWKENYDKIIAESDETDPLLIDELIWNYNLLQNKLSPILWGSLSEQHTLETSMDIVQIKNIINSTFEELIQLATIKREKVGKLELAAVMAAKTGIPIGKIQAKEKEKLLNMEEMLIKRVVGQDHALKILADAIVENRSGLNKPGQPIGSFFLLGPTGTGKTELAKSIAELLFNDEAAMIRFDMSEFKEEHSAALLYGAPPGYVGYEEGGMLVNKIRQNPYSVVLFDEIEKAHTSVFDVFLQIMDEGKIHDKLGKEGDFSNSLVLFTSNIGSEQIVEYFEKNEIPSSKNLMKIMMDSGRFRPEFLARITEIIPFAPINENMAEKIFSIQLKSLRKALTRLGIDFNINDEAIKNLALNGFSSKYGARQISGVIRAQLARPISKKIVREEVKAGETINVSWNQEKEGLDWVIS from the coding sequence ATGAGTGTATTAGTAACTAACGAGACGATTAAAGAAGTTTTTCATATTGCCGAATCTGTAGCAAGAGAAAATTACAATAGTAAATATGGAGCTTCACATCTATTACAAGCGCTTTTGCACAATAATTTTGGATTAAAAGATTTCCTTTTAAATATCGACAAAGATCCGGGCTACATCTACGAGTGGGCAGAAGTCCGTATAGAAGAACTTCCGAAAACGGCTCATCTTCCTGATGATATTTCTAAGGATGAAAAAGTTAATATCATCCTCGAGGAAGCAGATGATATTAGATTGAAATTAGGTTTAGACGAAATTTCACCGCTTTGTTTGCTGGCTGCAATCTCAAAACCGAATGTAGCTTACAATGTTCAGGAACTTAAGTCTTTTCCACTCCGCGAACACGAGATTCTCAATTTTTTCCGAGGCGAGGACAAAAAAGTCAGTATTCAGGAAAATCATTTGACTGGAAATTCTACCCCAAATAAAAATTCGTTTCCGGCTATCAATGCTTATTGTATCGACAAAACACAACAAGCTAATCAAGGAAAATTAGATAATATTATCGGTCGTGATAAAGAACTCAGAATGTTAATCGAAATTCTTTGTCGCCGCACAAAACCGAATGTCATAATTGTAGGAGAACCTGGCGTTGGAAAAACAGCTTTGCTGGAAGGCTTTGCAATCGAAATTAATAATGGGAATGTTCCGGAAATGTTGAAGGAAGCAACTTTGCTGGAATTGGACACAGGATCATTATTAGCCGGAACTTCTTACAAAGGCGAAATAGAAGATCGTCTAAAAAAAGTCATTAATGAATGTAAGAATATCAACAAAGCGATTCTGTTTATTGATGAAATTCATTCTCTGTTGGATAGCAAAGGAAGTGCAGGAAATGTTGCTAATCTCTTGAAACCTGAATTAGCGAGAGGCGAAATCACCGTAATTGGAGCAACAACTCAAGAGGAATATCGAAAAATCATAGAACCTGAAAGAGCCTTTGACAGAAGATTCGAAGTTTTGAATGTGGAAGAACCGGATGATGTGACTTGTGTAAAAATGATTGATGTTCTTCTGGATGGTTATAAAAATCATCATAAAGTAGAAGTTGACAGAAGTGCTTTGGCTGATTGTGTAAGTCTTGCAAAGCGTTATTCTAAAGGAAAAAAACTTCCCGATTCTGCAATCGATTTGTTGGACAGAACAATGGCTTCCATCAAAATGCTGGACGAATTATCTGAAACCGAATTACAATCCTGGAAAGAAAACTACGACAAAATCATTGCTGAAAGTGATGAGACAGATCCACTTTTAATTGATGAATTAATCTGGAATTACAATCTTCTTCAAAATAAACTGAGCCCGATTCTCTGGGGTTCACTTTCAGAACAACATACTTTGGAAACATCGATGGATATTGTTCAGATTAAAAATATCATTAATTCAACATTCGAAGAATTAATACAATTAGCCACAATTAAAAGAGAAAAAGTAGGAAAGCTGGAATTGGCCGCTGTAATGGCTGCAAAAACTGGAATACCGATTGGAAAAATCCAAGCCAAAGAAAAGGAAAAGCTCCTGAATATGGAGGAAATGCTCATCAAAAGAGTAGTAGGACAAGATCACGCTTTGAAAATTCTTGCTGATGCCATTGTAGAAAACCGAAGCGGACTTAATAAACCTGGACAACCAATCGGATCGTTTTTCTTATTAGGTCCAACCGGAACAGGAAAAACTGAATTAGCTAAATCTATCGCCGAATTACTTTTCAATGATGAAGCTGCAATGATTCGTTTTGATATGTCAGAATTTAAAGAAGAACATTCTGCAGCATTATTGTACGGTGCACCTCCGGGTTATGTCGGCTATGAAGAAGGAGGAATGCTGGTCAATAAAATAAGACAAAATCCTTATTCAGTTGTTCTTTTTGATGAGATAGAAAAAGCGCACACTTCTGTTTTTGATGTTTTTCTTCAGATTATGGACGAAGGAAAAATTCACGATAAACTAGGAAAAGAAGGAGATTTTAGTAACTCATTAGTTTTATTTACTTCTAATATCGGAAGTGAACAGATTGTAGAATATTTCGAAAAAAATGAAATTCCGAGTTCTAAGAATCTCATGAAAATAATGATGGATTCCGGAAGATTCAGACCTGAATTTTTGGCCAGAATTACGGAGATTATTCCATTTGCGCCAATTAATGAAAATATGGCCGAGAAGATTTTCAGTATTCAGTTGAAGTCTTTGAGAAAAGCCTTAACCCGATTGGGAATTGATTTTAATATTAATGATGAAGCTATTAAAAATCTTGCTTTGAATGGATTCAGCAGCAAATATGGTGCGCGTCAAATCTCTGGTGTAATCAGAGCGCAATTGGCAAGACCAATTTCTAAAAAAATTGTAAGAGAAGAAGTCAAAGCAGGAGAAACCATCAATGTAAGTTGGAACCAGGAGAAGGAAGGTCTGGATTGGGTAATTTCATGA
- a CDS encoding transglycosylase SLT domain-containing protein, translating into MKYLVLFFVIINSTYSAQGLTASDTSEQSVRRYQNVIKNNKQLVDYIEYTFVKKGIPRHLKNLAVIESGLDHTQVSHAGAKGLWQFMSAHANDYGLTDDNRTDMYKSTKTAAISLQNLYRKYGNWVTVVAAYNCGEGNIQKAINKAGSRAYTDFAVYLPLETQNHVKKYLNAGYATGELEQILNDYRNFATSKKALAPFNSKYSNSQANLAETKLNGAFDIDEIAEWLDINKEEILAWNPKLEKELNEKGESNFYLPKDLMVNFLMNKNEILKNSLNN; encoded by the coding sequence ATGAAATATTTAGTTTTATTTTTTGTCATCATAAATTCAACATATTCCGCACAGGGTTTAACGGCCTCTGATACATCGGAACAGAGTGTAAGAAGGTATCAGAATGTGATCAAAAACAACAAGCAATTGGTAGATTACATAGAATATACTTTTGTTAAAAAAGGTATTCCGAGACATCTGAAAAACCTTGCTGTTATAGAATCCGGATTGGATCATACGCAAGTTTCCCACGCTGGGGCAAAAGGATTGTGGCAGTTTATGTCCGCTCACGCCAATGATTATGGTTTGACGGATGACAACAGAACCGATATGTACAAAAGCACCAAAACTGCTGCGATTTCTTTACAAAATCTTTACAGAAAATATGGAAATTGGGTAACAGTTGTGGCGGCTTACAATTGTGGCGAAGGTAATATCCAAAAGGCTATAAATAAAGCTGGTTCCAGAGCTTATACGGATTTTGCGGTTTATCTTCCGTTGGAAACTCAAAATCACGTCAAAAAATATCTCAACGCAGGTTATGCAACAGGAGAATTGGAACAGATTCTAAACGATTACAGAAACTTCGCCACAAGCAAAAAAGCATTAGCACCTTTTAATTCTAAGTACTCGAATTCTCAAGCCAATTTAGCTGAAACTAAATTAAATGGCGCTTTTGATATTGATGAAATTGCTGAATGGCTGGATATCAACAAAGAAGAAATTTTAGCTTGGAATCCCAAATTAGAAAAAGAATTGAATGAAAAAGGAGAAAGCAATTTTTATTTACCAAAAGATCTGATGGTTAATTTCTTGATGAATAAAAATGAAATTCTGAAGAATTCTTTGAACAATTAA
- a CDS encoding GPW/gp25 family protein, producing MESQNYKIPFNPSSMMISNGQIETCDIAESIAQNIMLLIITKKGENRYDENYGNDVWNVEFDNGVTPAMWENLFVTSLQRQIAEYEPRIVNAVVQAHINYVEHSYETRGFSEVKKKVKVGINAKMEATGERFNFSTELFLSPMSID from the coding sequence ATGGAAAGCCAGAATTACAAAATTCCCTTTAATCCATCGAGTATGATGATCAGCAATGGTCAAATCGAAACTTGTGATATCGCAGAAAGTATCGCTCAAAATATTATGCTCTTAATCATCACTAAAAAAGGGGAGAACAGATACGATGAAAACTACGGAAACGACGTTTGGAATGTGGAATTCGATAATGGCGTAACGCCTGCAATGTGGGAAAATCTCTTTGTAACCAGTTTGCAAAGACAAATTGCAGAATATGAACCAAGAATCGTAAATGCGGTTGTTCAGGCGCACATCAATTATGTTGAACACAGTTATGAAACACGAGGTTTCAGCGAAGTGAAGAAGAAGGTAAAGGTAGGTATTAATGCGAAAATGGAAGCTACAGGCGAGCGTTTCAATTTTTCTACCGAATTGTTTCTAAGTCCAATGTCCATCGATTAA
- a CDS encoding type VI secretion system baseplate subunit TssF encodes MSFDQQQTFSKEVIKARMLQNATKLWGLKSIQSLDPFVKLLIDAFSTEVFKANNEIQSINGRILERLAKLLTPTNYTHPTPSHAIAFCMPEEDTEILMEHSEFFFKKHLNSFRKTQSDKQVEISFTPVDNIDLVKAQNILMVAGNTIYHIDEQLNKIPIKRISQDVSDYRNIMIGIDLSRYESEVFPEKFNLYCSNPTYEKVDFIYRLLPHIKVFHNNIPLQVSSGINYNKTIEEEGYEGIFEEQSIRHKIKEDVKNLYNHKFIEISGLYQSLLKRITPGLPENIEDGSSVLDPFRNKKILWLKMEFPPQFTSEILENFSFIMNAFPVYNRGWKKTEYNLDIMGNNIPMETSEEEFFLYVEEVVDGLGKRYSEIPFTPNDEIEKGLFTVRKGGMERFTSRNATDLMSHVMELLRDEVAAFAIVNRDKVKDVLSEISDKMKGLMKKVDQANKELKEDVNYVIIEPLENSSHTYASFWVSHASLANSIRPGTDLNSQKKFQVITLITETTGGAEEKKQSDTILAYKYALTTRDKIISAEDVKNYCKMMLNNELKNVTVKRGTMISDKPREGLIRTVDVEITPLNYSFYGRKYWDNLANVLKNNIKAKAIDGVEYRVMIVEEAMHLEI; translated from the coding sequence ATGAGTTTTGACCAACAACAGACTTTTTCTAAAGAAGTCATAAAAGCGAGAATGCTTCAGAATGCTACTAAACTTTGGGGTTTAAAAAGCATACAATCTTTGGATCCGTTTGTGAAACTGCTTATTGACGCATTCAGTACAGAGGTTTTTAAAGCCAATAACGAAATCCAAAGTATTAATGGAAGGATTTTGGAACGTTTGGCAAAGTTGCTGACACCAACCAACTACACGCATCCAACGCCATCTCACGCCATCGCTTTCTGTATGCCCGAAGAAGACACGGAAATCCTGATGGAACATTCCGAATTCTTTTTCAAAAAACATCTGAATTCTTTCCGTAAAACCCAGTCTGATAAACAAGTAGAAATTTCTTTTACGCCTGTTGATAATATAGATTTGGTAAAGGCTCAAAATATCCTTATGGTTGCCGGAAATACGATTTATCATATCGATGAACAGCTCAATAAAATTCCAATTAAGAGAATTTCGCAGGATGTTTCGGATTATCGAAATATAATGATTGGAATAGATCTTAGTCGTTATGAATCCGAAGTTTTTCCTGAAAAATTTAATCTTTATTGTTCTAATCCAACTTATGAAAAGGTAGATTTCATTTACAGACTTTTGCCGCATATCAAGGTTTTTCATAATAATATTCCTTTGCAGGTTTCTTCGGGAATTAATTATAATAAAACAATTGAAGAAGAAGGATACGAAGGGATTTTCGAGGAACAATCGATTCGACATAAGATTAAAGAAGATGTCAAAAATCTTTATAATCACAAATTTATTGAGATCAGCGGTCTTTATCAATCACTTTTGAAAAGAATAACGCCAGGCTTGCCAGAGAATATCGAAGATGGGAGTTCGGTTCTAGATCCATTCAGAAATAAAAAAATTCTTTGGTTGAAAATGGAATTTCCACCGCAATTCACTTCGGAGATTCTTGAGAATTTTTCATTCATTATGAATGCTTTTCCAGTCTATAATCGTGGTTGGAAAAAGACGGAATATAATCTGGATATTATGGGAAATAATATCCCAATGGAAACCAGCGAGGAAGAATTTTTCCTGTATGTGGAAGAAGTTGTGGATGGTCTCGGGAAAAGATATTCAGAGATTCCATTCACTCCGAATGACGAAATTGAAAAAGGTCTTTTCACTGTTAGAAAAGGCGGAATGGAACGTTTTACCAGCCGAAATGCAACAGATCTGATGTCTCATGTGATGGAGTTGCTGAGAGATGAGGTTGCGGCTTTTGCCATTGTCAACAGAGATAAGGTGAAAGATGTTTTAAGTGAAATTTCTGATAAGATGAAAGGACTGATGAAAAAAGTTGATCAGGCCAATAAAGAACTGAAGGAAGATGTGAATTACGTCATCATCGAACCTTTGGAAAATTCTTCTCATACTTATGCTTCGTTTTGGGTTTCTCACGCTTCGTTAGCTAACAGTATTCGTCCCGGAACAGATCTTAATTCTCAGAAAAAATTTCAGGTTATTACGTTAATTACCGAAACAACGGGCGGAGCAGAAGAAAAAAAGCAGTCAGATACGATTCTGGCTTACAAATATGCACTGACAACTCGAGATAAAATCATTTCCGCAGAAGATGTGAAAAATTACTGCAAAATGATGCTAAACAACGAACTGAAAAATGTTACAGTTAAGCGCGGAACAATGATCAGTGATAAACCAAGAGAAGGTTTGATCAGAACTGTAGATGTGGAAATCACGCCTTTGAATTACTCTTTTTACGGAAGGAAATATTGGGATAATCTGGCGAATGTTCTTAAAAATAATATCAAAGCAAAAGCAATAGATGGCGTAGAATATCGAGTGATGATCGTGGAAGAAGCAATGCATTTGGAAATTTAA
- a CDS encoding TssN family type VI secretion system protein — MEVGSVKEIFLRYLLMPIIAGIMVFILAMIRKSQPAIKIKHIIFYVLIAGLFLSLPGFLGFSGNLFNPYWYLFSQVIYLGLGIFHVNLLHHYFRKHIDKLWKSILFESILSITCILFGGYLFTLIFKWMSKDLGNEYMAATSLLIFIVPLVFYYCYVQFVSIPFDIYKTWRFDPDQKPHNFQGVDFDKLMVLNVELSKNSEDQQRFIVKAKTLPTGITFGDWFYRVVDDYNYKNPTTTIKLMDGNDEPFYWIFYIKKSFFSFRKYIDFEQDILTNKITENQTIICKRVIRHQEEGNIANQITTTL, encoded by the coding sequence ATGGAAGTAGGATCTGTTAAAGAGATTTTTTTAAGGTATCTTCTGATGCCAATTATTGCAGGGATTATGGTTTTTATTCTTGCAATGATTCGCAAAAGTCAACCTGCCATCAAGATCAAACACATTATTTTTTATGTTTTGATTGCGGGATTATTTCTCTCTTTACCTGGTTTTTTGGGGTTTTCTGGGAATCTATTTAATCCCTATTGGTATCTTTTTTCGCAAGTGATTTATCTGGGATTAGGAATTTTTCACGTCAACTTATTGCATCATTATTTTAGAAAACATATCGATAAACTTTGGAAAAGTATTCTTTTTGAAAGTATTTTAAGTATTACCTGTATTCTGTTTGGTGGTTATCTTTTTACATTGATTTTCAAATGGATGAGTAAAGATCTTGGTAATGAATATATGGCTGCCACAAGCCTTTTGATTTTCATTGTTCCGCTGGTTTTCTATTACTGTTATGTTCAGTTTGTCAGTATTCCTTTTGATATTTACAAAACCTGGAGATTCGATCCGGATCAGAAACCTCATAACTTTCAAGGTGTGGATTTTGATAAATTAATGGTTCTTAATGTTGAGTTAAGCAAAAACTCAGAAGATCAGCAAAGATTCATTGTGAAAGCTAAAACTCTTCCTACGGGAATCACTTTTGGAGATTGGTTTTATCGTGTGGTTGATGATTATAATTACAAAAATCCAACAACGACTATCAAATTGATGGATGGAAATGATGAGCCTTTCTACTGGATTTTTTACATCAAAAAATCATTTTTCAGCTTCAGAAAGTATATAGATTTTGAACAAGATATTTTAACTAATAAGATTACCGAAAACCAAACGATTATCTGCAAAAGAGTCATCAGACATCAGGAAGAAGGTAATATCGCAAACCAAATAACGACAACATTATGA
- a CDS encoding DUF4280 domain-containing protein encodes MSEKHLVCQGALCRCNFGTAPDKLKVLTQSKRYINDKGGGQKLMATNKDINKTFEKNMFGNCSKLNNNPCQVTVTQWSGFYEKITLEENSGKALLESSKATCPIGSTDCITIINHGQTAEVSQQNVKNADKEVLMELFPFISVGKYIRKTDQLEL; translated from the coding sequence ATGAGTGAGAAACATCTGGTTTGCCAAGGCGCACTTTGCCGCTGCAATTTCGGGACAGCTCCTGATAAATTGAAAGTCTTAACTCAGAGCAAACGTTACATCAATGATAAAGGTGGTGGTCAAAAACTGATGGCTACCAACAAAGATATCAACAAAACTTTCGAGAAAAATATGTTCGGAAACTGTTCCAAACTCAATAATAATCCTTGTCAGGTTACTGTAACACAATGGAGTGGCTTTTATGAAAAAATAACCCTCGAGGAAAATAGCGGCAAAGCATTATTGGAAAGCAGCAAAGCGACTTGTCCAATCGGAAGTACAGATTGTATCACGATTATCAACCACGGACAAACTGCCGAAGTTTCCCAGCAGAATGTGAAAAATGCGGATAAAGAAGTATTGATGGAGTTGTTTCCCTTTATCAGTGTCGGAAAATATATTAGGAAAACAGATCAGTTAGAACTATAA